The genomic region CGCGTGACGATCAACCAAATCGGACGATCACCTGACGCGGATGGTAATTCGCGACACCAGCCCTACGACGCCATCCTTGTCGACGGCGTAGGCGCAGACGACGTACGTGCCGGCCGCTTTATAGGTGCGTGAGGCCGTGACCTGTGACGAACCGGAGAGAACTTGGTCGATCGAACCGTTGCCGTCCCAGTCAACGTGGTATTTGAAAGGCCCGGCCTGGTCGGCGGGCGAGGCGTCGGTCGCGCGGAAGGTGAAGCTGACTGCCTTATTGCGCTTCGGGGTGGTGGTACTCGGCGTGATCGTCACGGCCGGGGCGGCGCTGGCGACGTTGACCGAGAACGCGTACGTCGAGGCGCCGCCGTCCTTGTCGGTCACCCGGCCGCGAACGGTATAGGTCCCGTTGTCGCGGAACGCGAACGCGGCGCTGGCGCTGGTGGCGTTGGAGACGTCGCCTGCGTCGACGAAGTCGCCGTCGTTGTTGAAGTCGAAGCTGTAACGCAACGTGCCGAGGTCCGCGGCCGCGTCGTCAGCGTCGGTGAACGTGAAGGCCGCCGGCGACCCTTCGACGGCGGCGCCGCTTGCCGCGAACCTCGCGGTTGGCGCGCGGTTCGTTACCGCAATCGTCTTGCTATCGACGGCCGACGTCGCGCCGTCCGCGTCGGTCGCGGTGAACGAGACGACGTACGTGCCCTGGTCGTCGGGCCGGAACGCGAAGTTGCCGGCGGAGCCCATCGCGTAGGCGAACCCGTCCTTCTTGACCGACCAGGCGTACGTAAAGCCGGCGTCCCGATCGGCGAGGCTCGGGTCGCTGACGACCGACGTCAAGCCGATGACGCTCCCCTCAACGGCAGTCGCGGGCGCGTCGGCGATGACGGCCGTCGGCGCGACGTTGTCGACGCGCACCTGCGCGGTCAGCGCGCGGCGGCCGCCGTCGCGGTCGACGACGCGGGCGGCGACCGTGTACGTCCCGCTGTCGGTGAAGACGCGCGACGCGGTCGGCAACTTGCTGCCGATGACCTCGAACGAGCCGTCGTTGTCGAGGTCGAAATCGTACGTGAAGCCGGCCGCCCGGTCCGCGGCCGACACGTCGTCGACGCCGGTGACCATGACGGTCGCGGCGGCGCCGGCCTCGGTCGCGCCGCCGGTCTGCGACAGCGTGCCGGTCGGCGCGACGTTGTTCACGGACATCGGCAGGACGTAGGTCGTGTGCGCCCCGTCCTTGTCGGCAACGCGGGCGACCATGTTCAGCGTCCGCGGGCCATCGGCGTAGTAGGAGGCGGGCACGGTCACCTCGGGCGAGGTACCGTTGACGACGTCGTACGTGCCGTCGCCGTCGAAGTCGTAGCTGAACCTGAAGCCCGCGGCGACGTCAACGGGCGACGCGTCGGACAGGCCGCCCAAGCGGATGGTGACGCCGGTCGAACCTTCGTCGACGCTGCTCGTCCACGTGCGGACGTTGGCGACGGGCGCGACGTTGCGCACCTGCACGGCGAACGTCGGGTCGCCGAGGAGGCGCGTAATCCGGCCGGTGGCGGCGGTGAGGATGCGTCCGGACGGGGTGACGACGACATCCGTCGTCCAGTTGCCGCCACCGCTGCCGACCGACACGCGGCCGAACGCGGGGTCGATCTGGCCGTTGTCGAGCAGCCGCGCGATCGCGCTGCCACTGCTGCCGACGAGAATGCGGCCCGAGCGGTCTTGAGCGAGCGAGACGTACCAAGGTATCCCGACGTCGGTGCGGGTGCCGTTGGTGGCGAATGTCGGGTCGGGCGTGCCGGCGGCGCTGAGGCGGATGATCACGCCGTTTCCGTTGCGCGAGCCCGTCACCATCACGCGGCCGTCGGACAGCGACAGGACGCCGCGGACTTCGTCCCCGAGGAACCCGGCCTGGGGTAGGACGAACGCGCCGTTCGTGCCGAACGTGACGTCGGGCGTGCCGTTCGCGTTGTAGCGCGCGACGCCGAACCGTCGGTCGCCGGTGTTCTGCGCGTTGCCGACGTAGCCGCCAGCGACGATCTTGCCGTCCGGACCGACGGACAGGTCGTAGAGCATCGAGTCGCGCGTGCCAAGTGACGTGATGACGCGGCCGTCCGTGCCGAACGTGCTGTCGATCGTGCCGGTGGCGTTGAGCCGCGCGAGCGTGAACCGCCAGTTCCCGTTGACGAAGCTCTGGCCGGCGAGCAGGAGCTTCCCGTCCGGCAGCACCTCAACGCGCTCGGCGCGGTCGAGTTCGTACGTTGGCTGCGCGCCGGGCTGGACGTCGACGGTGACGACGCCGTCGACGCCAAAGGACGCGTCGCGCGAGCCGTCCGGGTTCAATCGGACGGCGACGTAATCGAACTCGGACGCGCCGTTGGCGGTGACGCTGACGTGGCCGGCGGCCACGATTTTGCCGTCGGGCTGGACGGCGACGTCGTTGTACTGGTTGCTGGGCGTCGTGGGCAGCACGACGACACCACCGTTGCCGAACGACGCGTCGATAGCGCCGGTCGGCGTGTAACGGTAGATGTTGCGGCCGACCGCCGTGATGACCTTGCCGTCGGCCTGGACCGCGACGCGCGTGCCGGCGGGCGTGACGTACCCGAACCCGTTCGCGAACGTCGGGTCGAGCGCGGAGGGCGATTGGCCCAGCACCGAGGCGGCCGTGGCGGCGTACGTGCCGTCCTCGTCGGTCGCGGTGACGGCGATCGCCCGTTGGGCCGGGCCGTCGGCGTAGACGTGCGAGGCCGACGACGCGTCACCCGCAATCGTCTCGACCACACCGTCGCCCCAGTCGATCGACCAACTGCTGATCGTGTCGCGGCCAGCGTCGCTGGCGGAGAGGTTCAGCGCGTATGCCGACCCTTCGTCGACCGAGCCCGCGCCGGTCACGCCGAGCGTCGGGGCGACGTTGGCAACGGTGACGTTGCGCGACCCGACGGCGTACGTGCCGTCCTCGTCGGTCGCGCCCACCAGCGCGACGTACGACCCGTTGTCGGCGTACAAGTGCGTCGCGGCCGGCGTGGCGCCGGTGAACGTGTCGACGGTCCCGTCGCCCCAGTCGACCGACCAACTTACCACCGTGTCTCGGCCGGGGTCCGTGACCGCAAGGTTGAGCGTGTACGTCAAACCTTCGACGGCCGGTGCCGGCGCCGTCGCGTTGAGCGTCGGCGCGACGTTGCGGATGTCGACGGCGGCCTCGACGACGTCGCTGGCCGCGCCCTCGTTGTCGAGCACCCGCAGCGCCACGCGCCGCGTCGCCGCGCCGTCGTCGGCCAGCCGGGACGGCGCGACGCCGGTCGCGTCGACGTTGAAGGTCACCCCGTCGTAGTCGAAGTCCCACTGGTACACCGCGACCCGGCCATCCGCGTCGGCCGAATCGACACCAGACACCGCCAGCGACGCGCCCTCGTCGACCGACGCCGGCGCGACGATCACGCCCGTCGGACGTTGGTTCGGCGGGGGCGGCGTTGGGGAGGCGATGTGGTACGGCTCAAAGCCGGTCAATCCGTCGGTGGCGCCGAAGATCAGGGCGTCGCCGAGCACGCCGACCGCGAACGGGCTGGAGCTCTTATCGCCGGGCCCGATGTTGGCCGCGCGGAACGTGCCGGCGGTGGTGCCGTCGGTCACGTACAGTTCCGTGCCGTTCGCCGGGTTGCTCGCGCGGAAGTAGAGCCGGCCATCACCCGTGACCGCGAGCGGGACCGGGTTGCTGCCGGCACCGCCGACGTTGATGTCGGCGAGCAGGCCC from Tepidisphaeraceae bacterium harbors:
- a CDS encoding ELWxxDGT repeat protein gives rise to the protein MSVRLRDNARRALSAAASRCVIEGLEGRRLMAAGSATLLRDIFPGTSSSMFNEQHGATGGPATSASLGDVLLFSANNGSLNGAAGAELWRTDGTPEGTALLADINTGTSANGNLSSSPGGFVVMNGVAYFAATDATTGRELWRSDGTAEGTFRVRDINSTSGTSPASYNGSNPANLAVVGDTLYFTAADGTHPVGLWKSDGTEEGTTLVTTAPVRVSRLTAVGDTLFFSASDAANGIELWKSDGTAEGTVVVKDVVAGTNSSLPASLTDFNGKLAFVATTSSAQPQLFLSDGTPEGTAVVKTLNTFATAGAPITNLTVAGPTLYFVATTVEYGHEVWRTDGTADGTTLVADLGPGNAGSAPNNLRVLPNGEIVFSAFVNDDAGNYVGSELYRSDGTAAGTGLLADINVGGAGSNPVPLAVTGDGRLYFRASNPANGTELYVTDGTTAGTFRAANIGPGDKSSSPFAVGVLGDALIFGATDGLTGFEPYHIASPTPPPPNQRPTGVIVAPASVDEGASLAVSGVDSADADGRVAVYQWDFDYDGVTFNVDATGVAPSRLADDGAATRRVALRVLDNEGAASDVVEAAVDIRNVAPTLNATAPAPAVEGLTYTLNLAVTDPGRDTVVSWSVDWGDGTVDTFTGATPAATHLYADNGSYVALVGATDEDGTYAVGSRNVTVANVAPTLGVTGAGSVDEGSAYALNLSASDAGRDTISSWSIDWGDGVVETIAGDASSASHVYADGPAQRAIAVTATDEDGTYAATAASVLGQSPSALDPTFANGFGYVTPAGTRVAVQADGKVITAVGRNIYRYTPTGAIDASFGNGGVVVLPTTPSNQYNDVAVQPDGKIVAAGHVSVTANGASEFDYVAVRLNPDGSRDASFGVDGVVTVDVQPGAQPTYELDRAERVEVLPDGKLLLAGQSFVNGNWRFTLARLNATGTIDSTFGTDGRVITSLGTRDSMLYDLSVGPDGKIVAGGYVGNAQNTGDRRFGVARYNANGTPDVTFGTNGAFVLPQAGFLGDEVRGVLSLSDGRVMVTGSRNGNGVIIRLSAAGTPDPTFATNGTRTDVGIPWYVSLAQDRSGRILVGSSGSAIARLLDNGQIDPAFGRVSVGSGGGNWTTDVVVTPSGRILTAATGRITRLLGDPTFAVQVRNVAPVANVRTWTSSVDEGSTGVTIRLGGLSDASPVDVAAGFRFSYDFDGDGTYDVVNGTSPEVTVPASYYADGPRTLNMVARVADKDGAHTTYVLPMSVNNVAPTGTLSQTGGATEAGAAATVMVTGVDDVSAADRAAGFTYDFDLDNDGSFEVIGSKLPTASRVFTDSGTYTVAARVVDRDGGRRALTAQVRVDNVAPTAVIADAPATAVEGSVIGLTSVVSDPSLADRDAGFTYAWSVKKDGFAYAMGSAGNFAFRPDDQGTYVVSFTATDADGATSAVDSKTIAVTNRAPTARFAASGAAVEGSPAAFTFTDADDAAADLGTLRYSFDFNNDGDFVDAGDVSNATSASAAFAFRDNGTYTVRGRVTDKDGGASTYAFSVNVASAAPAVTITPSTTTPKRNKAVSFTFRATDASPADQAGPFKYHVDWDGNGSIDQVLSGSSQVTASRTYKAAGTYVVCAYAVDKDGVVGLVSRITIRVR